TTACTGCCCGAGGTCGCCCCGATCCCGATTGGTTGGAGCACTTCATCACCCTTGCAGAAGACATTGCAAATCACTCCATGCAAAAGTTGTGGGCAAAAATTTTAGTGGGAGAAAGTATTACGCCCGGCACTTTTTCAATTAAAAGTCTGCAAACCTTAAAAATGATGACCCAACGTGAAGCAACCGCATTACAAAGGTGCGCACCACTGTGCGGCTACTTAGAAAAAGAAGACAGCTACCTCATTCTTCATGGTTATTATAAAAAGCCCTCTATTTTTGATTTGTTACGTAAAGGCAGCACCGAATCCATCAACTTAAGCCAAGCAGGGCTAAACTTCCCAAATATTCTCACTTTGATGGACATTAATATCCTTTATCGGCAAGAAATTGAGTCCGCATCGCTACAAAAAGGACAGTCAATGCAACTGGTGTATTTACGTAAAAAAATGACCTTAACGGCCAAATCCAATGACTTGGTGCTGAGCTATTACAAGTTGACGCAAACCGGAGACGAGCTAAAAAAATTACTCCAAAGCCCAATCAATAAACAATACAAACAACTTGTGGAAAAGGCCTTTGAAAGCGAATTTTCTCTCGAGTGGGAAGAAAGATAAGAAAGCTGTTTTATTTACTCAACACAAACAAAAACGGCTTGGTCGATTACACATCCCAAGCCGCTGAAATTGTATACTACACAATCTTAGAAATGTAGTTGGATCCCTGCAAATGGACCAGAAACATCCAAATCAGTGTAGATATCGTCAATATCATCTAGCTCAAGTACCATAGAGCGATAGCCCACTTTTACCGCAACGTCGACAGCCATATTATCGATAAACTCATAAGCGATACCGATTTGATAATCTTGGATTTTGCTGTCATCAATTGCAAGCATGCTGCCCTCAGCAAAAACACTGAGCCCAGTAAGTGGTAAACCAACTTCACCACGTAAATAACCCAGTGGAACAAAGCCAGAGAATTCAACTTCTTCTGTGCGTGTTTGACCATTTGCAGTACCGCTTACCATGATAGAGCCGTCAAACTGCTTAAAATTCACACCAAAGTCTAACGTCAACAAGTCATTGTCTAACACTTCGTAGTACAATGTGTAGTCTATGTGGTTTAGATCTGCGTTTGTTGTCGCATCAGTACCTACCGTATAAACTTGGCCGCCAAAGTCAAAAGACTCTGTTAACGTCGTCTGACCATTCAACTCTAGCTCGGTGTAGCGTAGCTTGATATTTGGCACTAACGGCACTGGATGCTCAAGTGCCGCATAGAAACTAGTAAAAGTTTCGTCGTCAAAGTTAAAGGTTTGCATATTGCCTTTTTCAGCAAAGCTACCCTCGGTTTCGGTATCCCACCCTTCTGCACCGACATAAAGCCCGAGTACCGTATCTGCGTGTGCAGCAGGTGCTAAACAAGCGAGAGATAATGCCGCCGCTAAAAAGTGTTTTTTCATGATGTTATCCTTGCGCTAAAAGTTCACTAAGTTCGATGAGAGCCGCATTGGCTCGCGAAATATAATTTGCCATCACCAGCGAGTGATTCGCGACTAAACCAAAGCCGCTACCGTTTAGTACCATAGGACTCCATACGGTTTCCTGTGTCGCTTCTAACTCTCTGATGATCTGCTGCAGACTGACCAATGCATTTTTCTTTTCAAGCACAGGCCTAAAGTCATGCTCAACTGCTTTCATGTAATGTAGCAAAGCCCACGTCGCGCCTCTGGCCTCGTAAAATACATCATCAATCTGCCACCAAGAGGTTTTCACCATATTATGGCTTGGTGTCACAGTTGCTTGATCCGCTGCCGAATCTCCAGCCAAATCTGTATTTAATCTGTCTTGACCTACGCTTGCACTTAATCTTTGACTTAAACTGCCCATGCGCTTTTCGGCCTCTTTTAGCCAAGATCTTAAGTTATCCGCTCGCGCATAAAACTGACTGTCGCGGTTACTATTATCAGAAATTTGAGTTAAATACTGACGTAGTAAGTCGTTACCTTTTTGATATTCACCTTCTGCACTTGGCCACATCCACGCTGTTGAACTGATATTAAACTGTGGCTGGGCTAGTTTTAAACTTGGGTGTTCAGTCGATTGAGATTGTGAACGACTAAAGTCTTTACGCATCGAAAGCGTAAGATCTCGTGTCATCTCAAGCACGCCGTATTCCCAAGCTGGCATGTTATCCATCATTACGCTCGGTGGCATCATGTCATTCGACAAGTAACCACCCGGCTTATTCAGCAGCGTATCCGTCACTTTAATCAAGGTATGTGTCGTCACATATCCAGTGACTAATGTATTGCCATTTTTCTGGGCATCCGCTTTTGCGGCCGCGACGACGTCAAACTGGTCCGGTTCCACACTCCAATACACGGCTATAACATAACCCAGAAGTATGACAGCGATAATGCCAGAGATGATTTTTCCCGTATGATTTCCCATTTAATACCTCACTGTTTTTAGTGATGAGAGTGATGTCCTGC
The sequence above is a segment of the Pseudoalteromonas piscicida genome. Coding sequences within it:
- a CDS encoding TIGR03899 family protein, whose translation is MAVKNAQVKSALALSIEEKLGYPMVKRITPLVTQNDRYQSDKNKDNQYTVRTQHGTLKRALKRQQLIKIQRQQNLEGIMGMALTLCPEVTARGRPDPDWLEHFITLAEDIANHSMQKLWAKILVGESITPGTFSIKSLQTLKMMTQREATALQRCAPLCGYLEKEDSYLILHGYYKKPSIFDLLRKGSTESINLSQAGLNFPNILTLMDINILYRQEIESASLQKGQSMQLVYLRKKMTLTAKSNDLVLSYYKLTQTGDELKKLLQSPINKQYKQLVEKAFESEFSLEWEER
- a CDS encoding TIGR04219 family outer membrane beta-barrel protein; the protein is MKKHFLAAALSLACLAPAAHADTVLGLYVGAEGWDTETEGSFAEKGNMQTFNFDDETFTSFYAALEHPVPLVPNIKLRYTELELNGQTTLTESFDFGGQVYTVGTDATTNADLNHIDYTLYYEVLDNDLLTLDFGVNFKQFDGSIMVSGTANGQTRTEEVEFSGFVPLGYLRGEVGLPLTGLSVFAEGSMLAIDDSKIQDYQIGIAYEFIDNMAVDVAVKVGYRSMVLELDDIDDIYTDLDVSGPFAGIQLHF
- a CDS encoding DUF2333 family protein gives rise to the protein MGNHTGKIISGIIAVILLGYVIAVYWSVEPDQFDVVAAAKADAQKNGNTLVTGYVTTHTLIKVTDTLLNKPGGYLSNDMMPPSVMMDNMPAWEYGVLEMTRDLTLSMRKDFSRSQSQSTEHPSLKLAQPQFNISSTAWMWPSAEGEYQKGNDLLRQYLTQISDNSNRDSQFYARADNLRSWLKEAEKRMGSLSQRLSASVGQDRLNTDLAGDSAADQATVTPSHNMVKTSWWQIDDVFYEARGATWALLHYMKAVEHDFRPVLEKKNALVSLQQIIRELEATQETVWSPMVLNGSGFGLVANHSLVMANYISRANAALIELSELLAQG